In the genome of Arcobacter sp. F155, one region contains:
- the folK gene encoding 2-amino-4-hydroxy-6-hydroxymethyldihydropteridine diphosphokinase encodes MKKTLSKELTLFYSTNFPRVFNLQSHKKYLVTIGIGGNIGDTKKLFNKLLLSLNQNNKFDLLITSPLLLNPPFGYLKQKPFLNGIIQLKTNLAPNEFLKHMQRLENRFGRKRSFQDAPRTLDIDIIFFDNKKINTEKLIIPHKDWANRESVIIPLNYMNKL; translated from the coding sequence ATGAAAAAAACATTATCTAAAGAATTAACCCTTTTTTATTCTACAAACTTTCCAAGAGTTTTTAACCTTCAATCACATAAAAAATATCTTGTAACCATAGGTATTGGGGGAAATATAGGAGATACTAAAAAGCTTTTTAATAAGCTATTATTATCACTAAATCAAAATAACAAATTTGATTTGCTTATAACTTCTCCCCTACTTTTAAATCCTCCTTTTGGATATTTAAAACAAAAACCATTTTTAAATGGTATAATACAACTTAAAACTAATCTTGCACCTAATGAGTTTTTAAAACATATGCAAAGGTTAGAGAATAGATTTGGAAGAAAGCGGTCCTTTCAAGATGCGCCTAGAACCTTAGATATAGATATAATATTTTTTGATAATAAAAAAATAAATACAGAAAAACTTATTATTCCTCATAAAGACTGGGCCAATAGAGAATCAGTGATTATTCCTTTAAATTATATGAATAAATTATAA
- the aroQ gene encoding type II 3-dehydroquinate dehydratase, with translation MKIAVIQGPNLNMLGVREQHIYGPMSLEQIHEQMKASAAQNDVELEFFQSNLEGEIVDRIQECLGTVDGILINPAAFSHTSIAIKDALSAVNLPTVEVHISNIYKREEFRQKSITAGASTGVITGFGPFSYHLGLISLTQIISEVKAAHHAQQEAAAKAQAQVEEK, from the coding sequence ATGAAAATTGCAGTTATTCAAGGTCCAAATTTAAATATGTTAGGTGTTAGAGAACAACATATTTATGGTCCTATGTCTTTAGAACAAATTCATGAACAAATGAAAGCTAGTGCAGCACAAAATGATGTTGAATTAGAGTTTTTCCAATCAAACTTAGAAGGTGAAATCGTAGATAGAATTCAAGAGTGTTTAGGTACAGTTGATGGTATTTTAATTAATCCAGCAGCATTTTCTCACACATCAATTGCTATTAAAGATGCACTAAGTGCAGTAAATCTTCCAACTGTAGAAGTACATATTTCAAATATTTATAAAAGAGAAGAGTTTAGACAAAAATCAATCACTGCTGGTGCATCAACTGGTGTTATCACAGGATTTGGTCCATTCTCTTACCACTTAGGACTTATCTCTTTAACTCAAATTATTTCAGAAGTTAAAGCAGCTCACCATGCACAACAAGAAGCAGCAGCTAAAGCTCAAGCACAAGTAGAAGAGAAGTAA
- a CDS encoding M24 family metallopeptidase, with translation MRNYLLLNENAIYYECGFSCDNVIFIKLEKDSFFITDARYTIEAKEYAKNCQVIESSDLVKDAQKVLKKSKIKKIVFDPNDFTYSLHQKLTNGLKIEFIQRENFSKLKRIIKTDEEIEFLKKASMIGKKGFKELAKYIRKNGFNQKENFLHFKAIEKMSQTGKYDLSFDPIVAINENAAKPHALPTKKKLKLHDLLLVDAGVKYKRYCSDRTCTAHVDFETFNFKREQKFKNKKEQKIYDLVYKAQLNAISKARVGMKASEIDKLTRDVIEKAGYGKYFVHSTGHGVGLDIHEFPNINSKSDVIIEDNMVFTIEPGIYLPNKFGVRIEDTVVMKNGKAEIL, from the coding sequence ATGAGGAATTATTTATTATTAAACGAAAACGCCATCTACTATGAGTGTGGATTCTCTTGTGACAATGTAATATTTATAAAACTAGAAAAAGATAGTTTTTTTATCACAGATGCTAGATATACAATTGAAGCTAAAGAGTATGCAAAAAATTGTCAAGTTATAGAGAGTTCTGATTTAGTAAAAGATGCTCAAAAAGTATTGAAAAAATCTAAAATCAAAAAAATAGTATTTGATCCAAATGATTTCACTTACTCTTTACACCAAAAACTAACAAATGGTTTAAAAATAGAGTTTATTCAAAGGGAAAACTTTTCAAAACTAAAAAGAATAATCAAAACAGATGAAGAGATTGAGTTCCTAAAAAAAGCTTCAATGATAGGTAAAAAAGGTTTTAAAGAACTGGCTAAATATATTAGAAAAAATGGTTTTAATCAAAAAGAAAATTTTTTACACTTTAAAGCAATTGAAAAAATGTCACAAACAGGAAAATATGATTTAAGTTTTGACCCAATTGTAGCTATTAATGAAAATGCAGCAAAACCCCATGCCCTACCTACAAAAAAGAAACTAAAACTACATGATTTACTTCTTGTGGATGCTGGAGTAAAATATAAAAGATATTGTTCCGATAGAACTTGTACAGCTCATGTTGATTTTGAAACTTTTAATTTTAAAAGGGAACAAAAATTTAAAAATAAAAAAGAGCAAAAAATATATGACTTAGTATATAAAGCTCAACTAAATGCTATTTCTAAAGCAAGAGTTGGTATGAAAGCTAGTGAAATTGACAAACTTACTAGAGATGTAATTGAAAAAGCAGGTTATGGAAAATATTTTGTTCATAGTACAGGTCATGGTGTGGGACTTGATATTCATGAATTCCCAAATATCAACAGTAAATCTGATGTAATAATAGAAGACAATATGGTATTTACTATAGAACCAGGTATTTATCTTCCGAATAAATTTGGAGTAAGAATTGAAGATACTGTTGTTATGAAAAATGGAAAGGCAGAGATTTTATAA
- the mnmA gene encoding tRNA 2-thiouridine(34) synthase MnmA has translation MKKKVVVGMSGGVDSSVTALLLKQQGYDVVGLFMRNWEYGIKGSQCPNRIEFEDAKRVGELIGIEVKGKDFVEEYRTKVFDVFLEGLKKGLTPNPDILCNREIKFNVFLNEAKKMGADMIATGHYAKIAKYKDHYVLDTPKDSSKDQSYFLHALSSEQLSHAMFPLGDLTKTEVREIARENNLPVSDKKDSTGICFIGNQRFDDFITQHLKAIPGDMIDENGKVLGQHKGLICYTLGQRKGIGLGGIKGLEGENNTHKSWYAAKKNIEDNTLTVVQDTNHPLLMSETVKASHMHWVLEEAPKIGDKLVAQIRYRQQKQACTVVEINEDKVLVKFDKPQRAVTLGQSLVLYDGQYCLGGGFISDYK, from the coding sequence ATGAAAAAGAAAGTTGTTGTTGGTATGTCAGGTGGTGTTGACTCTTCTGTTACAGCATTACTATTAAAACAACAAGGCTATGATGTAGTAGGCTTATTTATGCGAAACTGGGAGTATGGTATCAAAGGTAGCCAATGTCCTAACAGAATTGAGTTTGAAGATGCAAAAAGAGTTGGAGAACTAATCGGTATTGAAGTAAAAGGTAAAGACTTTGTAGAAGAGTACAGAACAAAAGTATTTGATGTATTTTTAGAAGGTTTAAAAAAAGGACTTACTCCAAACCCAGATATTCTTTGTAATAGAGAGATTAAATTTAATGTATTTTTAAATGAAGCAAAGAAAATGGGTGCAGATATGATTGCAACTGGTCATTATGCAAAGATTGCTAAATATAAAGACCATTATGTACTAGATACGCCAAAGGATAGTTCAAAAGACCAATCATATTTCTTACATGCTCTTTCAAGTGAACAGCTAAGTCATGCAATGTTCCCACTTGGTGATTTAACAAAAACAGAAGTTAGGGAAATAGCAAGAGAAAATAACCTACCTGTAAGTGATAAAAAAGATAGTACAGGTATTTGTTTTATTGGGAACCAAAGATTTGATGATTTTATTACTCAACACTTAAAAGCAATTCCTGGTGATATGATAGATGAAAATGGAAAAGTTTTAGGACAGCACAAAGGTCTTATTTGTTACACATTAGGTCAAAGAAAAGGTATTGGACTTGGTGGAATCAAAGGACTTGAAGGTGAGAATAACACTCACAAATCATGGTATGCTGCAAAGAAAAATATCGAAGATAATACCTTAACAGTAGTTCAAGATACAAACCATCCACTACTTATGAGTGAAACAGTTAAAGCTTCTCATATGCACTGGGTACTTGAAGAGGCACCCAAAATTGGTGATAAATTAGTAGCTCAAATAAGATATAGACAACAAAAGCAAGCTTGTACAGTAGTTGAAATAAATGAAGATAAAGTTTTAGTTAAATTTGATAAACCTCAAAGAGCTGTTACACTAGGACAAAGTCTTGTTTTATATGATGGACAGTATTGTCTTGGTGGTGGTTTTATAAGTGACTACAAATAA
- the mnmA gene encoding tRNA 2-thiouridine(34) synthase MnmA yields the protein MVGMSGGIDSSVTAYMLQKEGFEVEGCYLKLHNRTDGYHEQNLSYIEDVAKFLNIKYHVLDLSKKFEEEVYDYFVDSYLEGTTPNPCVKCNRQIKFGAMLDFAKEHNASYLATGHYVKTDGKFIYEADDNTKDQSYFLSQVDKEALPYMMFPLSTYKKEDIIKFGAKLDKAYKRITEKNESQEICFVETVYTDVVKRHANIEIPGKVLDEKGNIVGEHKGYMHYTIGKRRGFTVYGAQEPHFVTKLNPKNNTIIVGKKQALEVNSVEAENLNMFIDEKEFECTVKLRYRSVSVPCKVTIEDNKAKISLTEPAFSVAAGQLAVFYEGNKVIGSAWIKSTS from the coding sequence ATGGTAGGCATGAGCGGAGGAATTGATTCTTCCGTTACAGCCTATATGCTTCAAAAAGAAGGTTTCGAAGTTGAGGGATGTTACTTAAAACTTCACAATAGAACTGATGGATATCATGAGCAAAATCTATCTTATATTGAAGATGTAGCAAAATTTTTAAATATCAAATATCATGTATTAGATTTATCAAAAAAATTTGAAGAAGAAGTATATGACTATTTTGTTGATTCTTACTTAGAAGGTACAACACCAAACCCATGTGTAAAATGTAATAGACAAATTAAATTTGGAGCTATGCTTGATTTTGCAAAAGAACATAATGCTTCATATTTAGCTACAGGTCACTATGTAAAAACAGATGGAAAGTTTATCTATGAAGCTGATGATAATACAAAAGATCAAAGCTATTTTTTATCACAAGTAGATAAAGAAGCCTTACCATATATGATGTTTCCATTAAGTACTTATAAAAAAGAAGATATCATTAAATTTGGTGCAAAGCTTGATAAAGCTTATAAAAGAATTACAGAAAAAAATGAATCTCAAGAGATTTGTTTTGTTGAGACTGTTTACACAGATGTTGTAAAAAGACATGCAAACATTGAAATTCCAGGAAAAGTTTTAGATGAAAAAGGAAATATTGTAGGGGAGCATAAAGGTTATATGCACTATACAATTGGGAAAAGAAGAGGTTTCACAGTTTATGGAGCCCAAGAACCTCATTTTGTTACAAAACTAAACCCAAAGAATAATACAATCATTGTAGGTAAAAAACAAGCTTTAGAAGTAAACAGTGTAGAAGCTGAAAACTTAAATATGTTTATTGATGAAAAAGAGTTTGAATGTACTGTAAAACTAAGATATAGGTCAGTTTCAGTTCCTTGTAAAGTAACAATTGAAGATAATAAAGCAAAGATTTCTCTAACAGAACCTGCATTTTCAGTTGCAGCTGGTCAATTAGCTGTTTTCTATGAAGGAAATAAAGTTATTGGAAGTGCTTGGATTAAATCTACTTCATAA